A genomic region of Bosea sp. 124 contains the following coding sequences:
- a CDS encoding carbon-nitrogen hydrolase family protein, with protein sequence MKVSLIQMNSQDDKSANLKTARAMVEKVVAEDRPDLIVLPEYYAFLDGSAAAMRESAETFPNGESYRLMSGLAEKHGVTIHAGSVAERDGDDYFNATIVFGPDGRQIAHYRKIHLFDVDAPGGVSYRESNMVSRGQEVVTYQVGEATVGCAICYDIRFPELFRKLRDAGADVIVLPAAFTLMTGKDHWELLARARACETQTWFLATGQTGAHAQGKNACYGHSMVINPWGHVTAQASDGVGTTSGRLDFDYTAKVRAAVPVANHHVIA encoded by the coding sequence GTGAAGGTCTCGCTCATCCAGATGAATTCGCAGGACGACAAGTCCGCGAACCTGAAGACGGCGCGCGCCATGGTCGAGAAGGTCGTCGCCGAGGACCGGCCCGATCTCATCGTCCTGCCTGAATACTACGCCTTCCTCGACGGCAGCGCGGCCGCGATGCGCGAGAGCGCCGAGACCTTTCCGAACGGCGAGAGCTATCGCCTGATGTCGGGGCTGGCGGAAAAGCACGGCGTCACCATTCATGCCGGCAGCGTCGCCGAGCGCGATGGCGACGACTACTTCAATGCGACCATCGTCTTCGGTCCCGACGGCCGGCAGATCGCGCATTACCGCAAGATCCATCTCTTCGACGTCGATGCGCCCGGCGGCGTCAGCTACCGCGAGTCCAACATGGTTTCGCGTGGGCAGGAGGTCGTCACCTACCAGGTCGGCGAGGCGACCGTCGGCTGCGCGATCTGCTACGACATCCGCTTCCCCGAGCTGTTCCGCAAGCTGCGCGATGCCGGCGCCGACGTTATTGTCCTGCCCGCCGCCTTCACCCTGATGACCGGCAAGGACCATTGGGAACTGCTGGCGAGGGCGCGCGCCTGCGAGACCCAGACATGGTTTCTCGCCACCGGCCAGACCGGAGCCCATGCCCAGGGCAAGAACGCCTGCTACGGCCATTCGATGGTGATCAACCCCTGGGGCCATGTCACCGCGCAGGCTTCGGACGGCGTCGGCACGACCAGTGGCCGGCTCGATTTCGACTACACGGCGAAGGTCCGCGCGGCCGTGCCGGTCGCCAACCACCACGTCATTGCCTGA
- a CDS encoding LysR family transcriptional regulator, giving the protein MNLKFLETFVWVARLRNFSVAAEKLCTTQAAVSNRIATLERELGVRLFERDLRNVGLTPHGQRALPQAEAIMRMVAEFERSISDAGQMRGTVMIGTVDSVVYAWLPRLIERVKETYPNVAIDLNVDTSLNLARQVQDGQIDLGLIMGPVVAPHIRNIELCVFDCLWIASPKLPLKPGRLAIADLTDYPIFAYSKGSQPHHSVLRAIELSGIDIETVRVFNSNSLATITRLIRDGVGVATLPRAVVQEFLDTGELHVLDVEATLPALHFHAVFNDNPGNALPALIADMAAEIAAS; this is encoded by the coding sequence TTGAACCTCAAATTCCTCGAAACCTTCGTCTGGGTCGCGCGGCTGCGGAATTTCTCGGTCGCGGCGGAGAAGCTCTGCACCACGCAGGCCGCGGTCTCGAACCGCATCGCGACGCTGGAGCGCGAGCTTGGCGTGCGCCTGTTCGAGCGCGACCTGCGCAATGTCGGCCTGACGCCGCATGGCCAGCGCGCTCTGCCGCAGGCGGAGGCGATCATGCGCATGGTGGCGGAGTTCGAGCGCTCGATCAGCGATGCCGGCCAGATGCGCGGGACGGTGATGATCGGCACCGTCGATTCCGTCGTCTACGCCTGGCTGCCGCGCCTGATCGAGCGGGTGAAGGAGACCTATCCCAACGTCGCGATCGATCTGAACGTTGACACCAGCCTCAACCTCGCCCGGCAGGTCCAGGATGGCCAGATCGATCTCGGCTTGATCATGGGGCCGGTCGTGGCACCGCATATCCGCAACATCGAACTCTGCGTCTTCGACTGTCTCTGGATCGCGTCGCCGAAGCTGCCGTTGAAACCCGGCCGGCTCGCCATCGCCGATCTCACCGACTATCCGATCTTCGCCTATTCGAAGGGCTCGCAGCCGCATCATTCGGTGCTGCGGGCGATCGAACTCTCGGGCATCGACATCGAGACGGTGCGGGTGTTCAACTCGAACTCGCTTGCCACCATTACGCGGCTGATCCGCGATGGCGTCGGCGTGGCAACCCTGCCGCGGGCGGTGGTGCAGGAATTCCTCGATACCGGCGAGCTGCACGTGCTCGATGTCGAGGCAACGCTGCCGGCGCTGCATTTCCACGCCGTCTTCAACGACAACCCCGGAAATGCCCTGCCGGCCCTGATCGCCGACATGGCGGCTGAAATCGCGGCGTCCTGA
- a CDS encoding PLP-dependent aminotransferase family protein, whose translation MAQDEPVARWIDPLDPAAGPRYLQIADRITAAVATGALRPGDRLPPQRRLAELLDVDLTTVTRAYAEARQRNLLDAVTGRGSFIAARPEALGPPVDLSMNIPPAPKGVRLAELMQRGIAEVLARSSADLLMTYHVGAGSLADRAAGCAWLEPMLGRIEPQRVVVAPGAQPALVALLTVLARPGETLLCEPLTYPGLLAAARLRGLRPAPVPSDDEGLRPDALETTIHAYGAKLLCLTPTIQNPTAITMPERRRREIVALARAHDLTLIEDDPYSLLAGDAPPAIATFAPERTYHVATLSKALTPGLRTAFVVVPDGTAPDALARALRAITLMPAPLMTALATHWIRVGAAGDLLDGVRREAAARQALARAILPLSGRSHPNGLHIWQPLPAHWDRHRLIEAARREGLGVTPSDAFSVEGRAPDAVRISLGGVPDRARLGEALATLAAIIGHERVADHSVV comes from the coding sequence ATGGCGCAGGACGAGCCCGTCGCGCGCTGGATCGACCCGCTCGATCCCGCTGCCGGTCCGCGCTACCTCCAGATCGCGGACCGCATCACCGCAGCCGTCGCGACCGGCGCGCTGCGGCCCGGCGACCGGCTGCCGCCGCAGCGCAGGCTGGCCGAGTTGCTCGATGTCGACCTGACCACGGTGACCCGCGCCTATGCGGAGGCGCGCCAGCGCAACTTGCTCGACGCCGTGACCGGGCGCGGCTCCTTCATCGCGGCGCGGCCGGAAGCCTTGGGACCACCGGTCGATCTCAGCATGAACATCCCGCCGGCGCCGAAGGGGGTGCGGCTCGCCGAGCTGATGCAGCGGGGCATCGCCGAGGTGCTGGCGCGCTCCAGCGCCGATCTGCTGATGACCTATCATGTCGGCGCGGGCTCGCTGGCCGACCGGGCGGCAGGCTGTGCCTGGCTCGAACCGATGCTCGGGCGGATCGAGCCGCAGCGGGTGGTCGTCGCACCCGGCGCACAGCCGGCGCTCGTCGCGCTCCTGACCGTGCTGGCGCGCCCGGGCGAGACGCTGCTGTGCGAGCCGCTGACCTATCCGGGGCTGCTGGCGGCGGCCCGGCTGCGGGGATTGAGGCCGGCGCCTGTCCCGAGCGACGATGAGGGCTTGCGGCCCGACGCGCTGGAGACCACCATTCACGCGTATGGCGCGAAGCTGCTCTGCCTGACCCCGACGATCCAGAATCCGACGGCCATCACCATGCCGGAGCGGCGCCGGCGCGAGATCGTCGCGCTCGCACGGGCGCATGACCTCACCCTGATCGAGGACGACCCCTACAGCCTGCTCGCGGGCGACGCGCCGCCGGCCATCGCCACATTCGCGCCAGAGCGGACCTATCATGTCGCGACGCTGTCGAAGGCGCTGACGCCGGGCCTGCGGACCGCTTTCGTCGTGGTTCCCGACGGCACGGCGCCCGATGCACTGGCACGCGCCCTGCGCGCGATCACGCTGATGCCGGCGCCGCTGATGACGGCGCTGGCGACGCACTGGATCAGGGTTGGCGCGGCAGGCGATCTGCTCGACGGCGTGCGCAGGGAGGCTGCCGCGCGGCAGGCGCTGGCGCGCGCGATCCTGCCGCTCTCGGGCCGGAGCCATCCGAACGGGCTGCATATCTGGCAGCCGCTGCCGGCGCATTGGGACCGCCACCGCCTGATCGAGGCCGCGCGTCGCGAGGGGCTGGGGGTGACGCCGTCCGATGCGTTCAGCGTCGAGGGACGAGCGCCGGATGCCGTGCGCATCTCGCTCGGCGGCGTGCCCGACAGGGCGCGTCTCGGCGAGGCGCTCGCAACGCTGGCCGCGATCATCGGCCATGAACGCGTGGCGGATCACTCGGTGGTGTGA
- a CDS encoding DUF983 domain-containing protein, translated as MSGEQWPPLSPLQTGLRGRCPRCGKGHLFQGFLKLRPSCEVCGLDYSFADPADGPAFFVMMFVCVPAAAFPLWLELAYQPPTWVHFVTTLPLILLTCIPPLQPLKGWLVAAQFFHKAEEGRLAKPIAREKPEG; from the coding sequence ATGTCCGGCGAGCAATGGCCGCCTCTGTCGCCGCTGCAGACGGGTCTGCGCGGCCGCTGCCCGCGCTGCGGCAAGGGCCATCTGTTCCAGGGTTTCCTGAAGCTGCGTCCGTCCTGCGAGGTCTGCGGGCTCGACTATTCCTTCGCCGATCCGGCGGACGGCCCGGCCTTCTTCGTGATGATGTTCGTCTGCGTGCCGGCCGCCGCCTTTCCGCTTTGGCTCGAACTCGCCTATCAGCCGCCGACCTGGGTGCATTTCGTCACGACGCTGCCGCTGATCCTGCTGACCTGCATCCCGCCGCTCCAGCCGCTGAAGGGCTGGCTCGTCGCCGCGCAGTTCTTCCACAAGGCAGAGGAGGGGCGTCTGGCCAAGCCGATCGCCCGGGAAAAGCCGGAAGGCTGA
- the lpdA gene encoding dihydrolipoyl dehydrogenase yields MTEIICKLLVIGAGPGGYVCAIRAGQLGLDTVIVESGKLGGTCLNVGCIPSKAMIHVAEEFEKVAHAAAGKTPFGLTAGAPALDFGKAVAWKDGIVARLNNGVAALLRKAKVKIVHGRARFRDGKTVVVETETGPKVIRAERIVIATGSIPVELPFLPFGGPVISSTEALALAEVPRRLAVVGGGYIGLELGIAFAKLGSQVTIVEAQGRILPLYDADMTGPVAKRLTLLGIEVLLGAKARGAAPKGDALLVETADGQERRIAADKILVTVGRAPATAGLGLDELVLDMDGRFIRIGDQCETSMRGIHAIGDVTGEPMLAHRAMAQGEMVAEIAAGLSRAWDKRCIPAICFTDPEIVSAGLSPDEAKRAGLDVRIGQFPFAANGRAMTRDGEQGFVRIVAQAQTQLVLGIQAVGSGVSELSTAFGLAIEMGATLEDIAGTIHAHPTQGEGFQEAALKALGHAIHI; encoded by the coding sequence ATGACCGAGATCATCTGCAAGCTGCTCGTCATCGGCGCCGGTCCCGGCGGCTATGTCTGCGCCATCCGGGCCGGCCAGCTCGGCCTCGACACCGTCATCGTCGAGAGTGGCAAGCTCGGCGGCACCTGCCTGAATGTCGGCTGCATCCCCTCCAAGGCGATGATCCACGTCGCCGAGGAGTTCGAGAAGGTGGCCCATGCCGCCGCTGGCAAGACGCCCTTTGGACTGACGGCGGGCGCACCGGCGCTCGATTTCGGCAAGGCCGTCGCCTGGAAGGACGGCATCGTCGCGCGCCTCAACAACGGCGTCGCGGCGCTTCTGCGCAAGGCCAAGGTCAAGATCGTCCATGGCCGCGCTCGCTTCCGCGACGGCAAGACGGTGGTGGTCGAGACCGAGACCGGCCCGAAGGTGATCCGCGCCGAGAGGATCGTCATCGCGACCGGCTCGATCCCGGTCGAATTGCCCTTTCTGCCCTTCGGTGGCCCGGTGATCTCCTCGACGGAGGCGCTGGCGCTGGCCGAGGTGCCCAGGCGCCTAGCCGTCGTCGGCGGCGGTTATATCGGGCTGGAACTCGGCATTGCCTTCGCCAAGCTCGGCAGCCAGGTCACGATCGTCGAGGCTCAAGGTCGCATCCTGCCGCTCTATGATGCCGATATGACCGGGCCGGTCGCGAAGCGGCTGACTTTGCTCGGCATCGAAGTCCTGCTTGGCGCCAAGGCGCGGGGCGCAGCGCCGAAGGGCGACGCCTTGCTGGTCGAGACAGCGGACGGCCAGGAGCGCCGCATCGCTGCCGACAAAATCCTCGTCACCGTTGGCCGGGCGCCGGCTACCGCTGGTCTCGGTCTCGACGAACTGGTGCTCGACATGGATGGCCGCTTTATCCGCATCGGCGACCAGTGCGAGACCTCGATGCGCGGCATCCATGCCATCGGCGACGTCACAGGCGAGCCGATGCTGGCCCATCGCGCCATGGCGCAGGGCGAGATGGTCGCCGAGATCGCGGCGGGCCTCTCGCGTGCCTGGGACAAGCGCTGCATCCCGGCGATCTGCTTCACCGATCCCGAGATCGTCTCGGCCGGCCTGTCGCCGGACGAAGCGAAGCGCGCCGGACTCGATGTCAGGATCGGCCAGTTTCCCTTCGCGGCCAATGGCCGGGCGATGACGCGCGACGGCGAGCAGGGCTTCGTCCGCATCGTCGCCCAGGCGCAGACGCAGCTCGTCCTCGGCATCCAGGCGGTGGGCTCGGGCGTCTCCGAACTCTCGACCGCCTTCGGGCTCGCCATCGAGATGGGTGCAACGCTGGAGGATATCGCCGGCACGATCCACGCCCATCCGACACAAGGCGAGGGTTTCCAGGAGGCGGCGCTCAAGGCGCTCGGGCATGCGATCCATATTTGA
- a CDS encoding dihydrolipoamide acetyltransferase family protein yields MAERIIKLPDVGEGIAEAELVEWHVKVGDIIREDDLLAAVMTDKATVEIPAPVDGEVTWIGAEVGDTVAIGSAIVKLKIAGEAGAEEPPADTAEPEPEQAESKSETPKSAVPESAKAAASPEPPRAMTVPKPTRAIATAAPQAPAAPRRAPGDKPLASPAVRLKAREAGIDLRQVTGTGPASRILHEDIDAFLLRGPEPGHTPGLAEKSGVTEVKIVGLRRKIAEKMALSKARIPHITIVEEVNVNPLEDLRATLNRKPTPERPKLTLLPFLMRAMVKALAEQPNLNALYDDEAGIVRQHAGIHLGIATQTPGGLMVPVVKHAEARDIWGCAVELNRIADRARDGTATRDELTGSTITITSLGAMGGIATTPVINHPEVAIVGVNKMMVRPVWDGTTFVPRKMMNLSSSFDHRVVDGWDAAVFVQRLKELLENPATLFIDV; encoded by the coding sequence ATGGCCGAGCGCATCATCAAGCTTCCCGATGTCGGCGAAGGCATCGCCGAGGCCGAACTGGTCGAGTGGCACGTCAAGGTCGGCGACATCATCCGCGAGGATGACCTGCTTGCCGCCGTGATGACCGACAAGGCGACGGTCGAGATTCCGGCGCCCGTCGACGGCGAGGTCACCTGGATCGGCGCCGAGGTTGGCGACACGGTTGCGATCGGTTCGGCGATCGTGAAGCTCAAGATCGCCGGCGAGGCCGGAGCCGAAGAACCGCCGGCTGATACGGCCGAGCCGGAGCCAGAGCAGGCCGAGTCGAAATCCGAGACGCCGAAATCCGCCGTGCCGGAATCGGCCAAGGCCGCGGCTTCCCCCGAGCCGCCCCGCGCCATGACAGTCCCTAAGCCCACGCGGGCGATCGCGACGGCGGCGCCTCAGGCACCGGCTGCCCCGCGCCGTGCGCCTGGCGACAAGCCGCTGGCCTCGCCGGCGGTGCGTCTCAAGGCGCGCGAAGCCGGCATCGATCTGCGCCAGGTCACGGGCACGGGGCCCGCGAGCCGCATCCTGCACGAGGACATCGACGCCTTCCTGCTTCGCGGCCCGGAGCCGGGCCACACGCCCGGCCTTGCCGAGAAGAGCGGTGTCACCGAGGTCAAGATCGTCGGTCTCAGGCGCAAGATCGCCGAGAAGATGGCGCTGTCGAAAGCGCGTATCCCGCACATCACCATCGTCGAGGAGGTGAATGTCAACCCGCTCGAGGATTTGCGCGCGACGTTGAACCGGAAGCCGACGCCCGAGCGGCCGAAGCTGACGCTGCTGCCGTTCCTGATGCGCGCCATGGTCAAGGCGCTGGCCGAGCAGCCCAACCTGAACGCGCTCTATGACGACGAGGCCGGCATCGTGCGCCAGCATGCCGGCATTCATCTCGGTATCGCGACGCAGACGCCGGGCGGGCTGATGGTGCCGGTGGTCAAACATGCCGAGGCGCGTGACATCTGGGGCTGCGCCGTTGAACTCAACCGCATTGCCGATCGCGCCCGCGACGGCACCGCGACCCGCGACGAACTCACCGGCTCGACCATCACCATCACCTCGCTTGGCGCGATGGGCGGCATTGCAACGACGCCGGTCATCAACCATCCCGAGGTCGCCATCGTCGGCGTCAACAAGATGATGGTGCGTCCGGTCTGGGACGGTACCACCTTCGTCCCGCGTAAGATGATGAACCTGTCCTCCAGCTTCGACCATCGCGTCGTCGACGGTTGGGACGCGGCCGTCTTCGTGCAGCGGCTCAAGGAGTTGCTTGAGAACCCGGCCACGCTGTTCATCGATGTCTGA
- a CDS encoding alpha-ketoacid dehydrogenase subunit beta, whose protein sequence is MPRMTMIEAIRSAMDVSMGRDENVVVYGEDVGFFGGVFRCTHGLQQKYGVNRCFDAPISEAGIVGTAIGMAAYGLRPCIEIQFADYMYPAYDQIVSEAARLRYRSNGDFTCPIVIRMPTGGGIFGGQTHSQSPEALFTHVSGLKTVVPSNPYDAKGLLIAAIEDPDPVIFLEPKRLYNGPFDGHHDRPVTPWSKHELGEVPDGHFALPLGKAAIRREGSACTIVTYGTMVHVAEAVAQETGIDAEVIDLRSLVPLDLDTITASVAKTGRCMVLHEATLTSGFGAELAALVQETCFYHLEAPVRRVAGWDTPYPHAQEWAYFPGPARVGQALAEIMESR, encoded by the coding sequence ATGCCACGCATGACGATGATCGAGGCGATCCGCTCCGCCATGGACGTCTCGATGGGGCGCGACGAGAATGTCGTGGTCTATGGCGAGGATGTGGGCTTTTTCGGCGGCGTCTTCCGCTGCACCCATGGGCTGCAGCAGAAATACGGCGTCAACCGCTGTTTCGACGCACCGATCAGCGAGGCCGGCATCGTCGGCACGGCGATCGGCATGGCTGCCTATGGCCTGCGGCCCTGCATCGAGATCCAGTTCGCCGACTACATGTATCCGGCCTATGACCAGATCGTCTCCGAGGCCGCCCGGCTGCGCTATCGCTCGAATGGCGACTTCACCTGCCCGATCGTGATCCGCATGCCGACCGGCGGCGGCATCTTCGGCGGCCAGACCCACAGCCAGAGCCCCGAGGCCCTCTTCACCCACGTCTCGGGGCTGAAGACCGTGGTGCCCTCCAACCCCTACGACGCCAAGGGGCTGCTGATCGCCGCGATCGAGGATCCGGACCCTGTGATCTTCCTGGAGCCCAAGCGCCTCTATAATGGTCCCTTCGACGGCCATCACGACCGGCCGGTGACGCCCTGGTCGAAGCATGAGCTCGGCGAGGTGCCCGATGGCCATTTCGCGCTGCCGCTCGGCAAGGCCGCGATCCGACGCGAGGGTTCGGCCTGCACCATCGTCACCTATGGCACCATGGTGCATGTCGCCGAGGCCGTGGCGCAGGAGACCGGCATTGACGCCGAAGTGATCGATCTGCGCAGCCTCGTTCCGCTCGACCTCGACACGATCACCGCCTCCGTCGCCAAGACCGGGCGCTGCATGGTGCTGCACGAGGCGACGCTGACGTCGGGTTTTGGCGCCGAGCTGGCCGCGCTCGTTCAGGAGACCTGCTTCTATCATCTCGAGGCGCCGGTCCGGCGTGTCGCAGGCTGGGATACGCCTTATCCCCATGCCCAGGAGTGGGCCTATTTCCCCGGCCCGGCCCGCGTCGGCCAGGCGCTTGCCGAGATCATGGAGAGCCGCTGA
- a CDS encoding 3-methyl-2-oxobutanoate dehydrogenase (2-methylpropanoyl-transferring) subunit alpha: MTSDTPLRFHVPQPASRPGEKPDFSHVVIPKAGTVERPPVDVDPKEIRDLAYSIIRVLNREGEAVGPWVPDLSKEDLIRGLRHMMTLRTFDARMQMAQRQGKTSFYMQHTGEEAVSCAFRIALAPGDMNFPTYRQAGLLIADEYPLVDMMCQIYSNERDPLKGRQLPVMYSSKQHGFFSISGNLATQFVQAVGWAMASAIKGDTKIAAAWVGDGSTAESDFHAALVFASTYKAPVVLNVVNNQWAISTFQGIARGGSGTFAARGLGFGIPALRVDGNDYLATYAVAQWAIERARRNLGPTLVEYVTYRAGAHSTSDDPSAYRPKHESDGWPLGDPLMRLKEHLIAVGAWSEERHKQAEAEILETVIAAQKEAESFGTLHSGGKPSARDMFEGVYAELPPHLRRQRQQLGV, encoded by the coding sequence ATGACGTCTGACACTCCCCTTCGCTTTCATGTGCCGCAGCCGGCGAGCCGGCCGGGCGAGAAGCCCGACTTCTCCCATGTCGTGATCCCGAAGGCTGGTACGGTCGAGCGTCCGCCCGTCGACGTCGATCCCAAGGAGATCAGGGATCTCGCCTATTCGATCATCCGCGTCCTCAACCGCGAGGGCGAAGCGGTTGGCCCCTGGGTGCCGGACCTCTCCAAGGAAGACCTGATCCGCGGCCTGCGCCACATGATGACGCTGCGCACCTTCGACGCCCGCATGCAGATGGCCCAGCGCCAGGGTAAGACCTCGTTTTACATGCAGCACACCGGCGAGGAGGCGGTGAGCTGCGCCTTCCGCATCGCGCTCGCGCCCGGCGACATGAACTTCCCGACCTATCGCCAGGCCGGGCTGCTGATCGCCGACGAGTATCCGCTCGTCGACATGATGTGCCAGATCTATTCCAACGAGCGCGACCCGCTGAAAGGCCGGCAATTGCCGGTGATGTATTCGTCGAAGCAGCATGGCTTCTTCTCGATCTCCGGCAATCTGGCGACGCAGTTCGTGCAGGCGGTCGGCTGGGCTATGGCTTCGGCGATCAAGGGCGACACGAAGATAGCGGCAGCCTGGGTCGGCGACGGCTCGACGGCGGAATCGGATTTCCACGCTGCGCTCGTCTTCGCCTCGACCTACAAGGCCCCCGTCGTCCTCAACGTCGTCAACAACCAATGGGCGATCTCGACCTTCCAGGGCATCGCGCGCGGCGGCTCGGGCACCTTCGCGGCGAGGGGACTCGGCTTCGGCATCCCGGCGCTGCGGGTCGACGGCAACGATTACCTCGCGACCTATGCGGTGGCGCAATGGGCGATCGAGCGGGCGCGCCGCAATCTGGGTCCCACGCTGGTCGAATACGTCACCTACCGCGCCGGCGCCCATTCCACTTCGGACGACCCCTCCGCCTATCGGCCCAAGCATGAATCGGATGGCTGGCCGCTGGGCGACCCGCTGATGCGGCTGAAGGAGCACCTGATCGCGGTCGGCGCCTGGAGCGAGGAGCGCCACAAGCAGGCCGAGGCCGAGATCCTGGAGACGGTGATTGCCGCCCAGAAGGAGGCCGAGAGCTTTGGCACGCTGCATTCCGGCGGCAAGCCCTCGGCGCGCGACATGTTCGAGGGCGTCTATGCCGAGCTGCCGCCGCATCTGCGCCGCCAGCGCCAGCAATTGGGGGTGTGA